A stretch of Paludisphaera borealis DNA encodes these proteins:
- the asnB gene encoding asparagine synthase (glutamine-hydrolyzing), with protein sequence MCGIIGMYSMREPISAAPLERSTSRLAHRGPDGRRTWISEDRRVALGHARLSIIDLATGDQPIASEDESLRIVVNGEFYDFERTRSDLESRGHRLRTHSDSEIALHLYEDLGTACLQQLRGEFAYILWDGPNDTLFAARDRLGIKPLYYALHQGTLYLASEIKALLAAGVPGRWDHAAFFQANHFLATPQDRTLFEGIDQVPPGCFLLASGGRIRLIRYWDFDYPAADDSRPVEPDAEYAERFRHALDEAVRLRLRADVPVGCYLSGGIDSCAVLGLAATHRADPIRAFTLTFDRADYDEGALAREMAAHAGAEFHPIPIRQSDLADHFIDAIWQAETLCFNAHGVAKYLLSRAVRDAGYKVVLTGEGSDEILAGYPPFRRDMLLYNARGQDEEEVRRLLDELQSSNPISRGLLLPEGAALPLTSVRRALGFVPSWLEAYATAAFRLRSLFAPDFAAEFARRDPYRVLLNGLDAPGQLTGREPVDQSLYLWSKVMLPSYVLTVLGDRMEMAHSVEGRLPFLDHHVVELARGLPISQKIRGITEKYVLREAARPVLTATVHGRHKHPFLAPPAALSPGERLHELMQETLRGPALASLPFYDQSKVVALLDGLPALSDDARTAFDPVLMILLSACGLHERYNL encoded by the coding sequence ATGTGCGGGATCATCGGGATGTACTCGATGCGCGAGCCGATTTCGGCCGCCCCCTTGGAGCGGTCGACGTCGAGGCTCGCCCACCGCGGGCCGGACGGACGGCGGACGTGGATCTCCGAGGATCGACGGGTTGCGTTGGGTCACGCCCGTCTCAGCATCATCGACCTCGCCACCGGCGATCAGCCGATCGCCAGCGAGGACGAGAGTCTGCGGATCGTCGTCAACGGCGAGTTCTACGACTTCGAACGCACGCGGAGCGACCTGGAGAGCCGAGGTCACCGCCTCCGCACCCACTCCGACAGCGAGATCGCCTTGCACCTCTACGAGGACCTCGGCACGGCCTGCCTCCAACAGTTGCGCGGCGAGTTCGCCTACATCCTGTGGGACGGCCCCAACGACACGCTCTTCGCCGCCCGCGATCGCCTCGGCATCAAGCCCCTCTACTACGCGCTGCACCAAGGCACGTTGTACCTGGCCTCCGAGATCAAAGCGTTGCTCGCGGCCGGCGTCCCCGGACGCTGGGACCACGCCGCGTTCTTCCAGGCCAACCACTTCCTGGCGACTCCCCAGGACCGCACGCTCTTCGAGGGAATCGACCAGGTCCCCCCCGGTTGCTTCCTGCTCGCCTCGGGCGGCCGCATCCGGCTGATCCGGTACTGGGACTTCGATTACCCCGCGGCCGACGACTCCCGACCCGTCGAGCCCGACGCCGAGTACGCCGAGCGGTTTCGGCACGCCCTGGACGAGGCGGTCCGCCTCCGCCTACGAGCCGACGTGCCGGTCGGCTGCTATCTCAGCGGTGGGATCGACTCCTGCGCCGTGCTGGGACTGGCGGCGACCCACCGCGCCGACCCGATCCGGGCCTTCACGCTGACCTTCGACCGGGCCGACTACGACGAAGGAGCCCTCGCCCGCGAGATGGCGGCGCACGCCGGGGCCGAGTTTCATCCGATTCCGATCCGGCAGTCCGACCTCGCCGACCATTTCATCGATGCGATCTGGCAGGCCGAGACGCTCTGCTTCAACGCGCACGGGGTGGCGAAATACCTGCTCAGCCGCGCCGTCCGCGACGCGGGCTACAAGGTGGTGCTGACCGGAGAGGGCTCCGATGAGATCCTGGCCGGATACCCACCCTTCCGGCGGGACATGCTGCTCTACAACGCGCGAGGGCAAGACGAGGAAGAGGTCCGGCGGCTTCTGGATGAGTTGCAGTCGAGCAACCCGATCTCCCGCGGCTTGCTGCTGCCCGAGGGCGCGGCCCTTCCCCTCACGAGCGTGCGCCGCGCGTTGGGGTTCGTGCCGTCGTGGCTGGAGGCCTACGCGACGGCGGCCTTCCGGCTGCGTTCCCTGTTCGCGCCGGACTTCGCGGCCGAGTTCGCCAGGCGCGACCCCTATCGCGTCCTCCTGAACGGCCTGGACGCGCCGGGCCAGCTCACCGGCCGCGAACCGGTGGATCAGTCGTTGTACCTGTGGTCCAAGGTGATGCTGCCGAGCTACGTCCTGACCGTGCTGGGCGACCGCATGGAGATGGCGCACTCGGTGGAGGGCCGACTGCCGTTTCTGGACCACCACGTCGTCGAGCTGGCCCGGGGCTTGCCGATCTCGCAGAAGATCCGTGGGATCACCGAGAAATACGTGCTGCGCGAGGCGGCCCGCCCGGTGCTGACGGCGACCGTCCACGGCCGGCACAAACACCCGTTCCTCGCCCCGCCCGCCGCCCTGTCGCCTGGCGAGCGACTGCACGAACTGATGCAGGAGACGCTGCGCGGCCCGGCCCTGGCATCCCTGCCGTTCTACGACCAGTCGAAGGTCGTCGCGCTTCTGGACGGCCTGCCCGCGTTAAGCGACGACGCCCGCACCGCCTTCGACCCCGTCCTGATGATCCTCCTGAGCGCCTGCGGCCTGCACGAGAGGTACAACCTCTGA
- a CDS encoding M16 family metallopeptidase, which yields MARRLKSQPSVARVGDQPVFERVLGNGLKVLVLPRKGVRIVVCDLFYPVGSFDEPPGKSGIAHFLEHMLFKGTERFPKGRIDQLAFLAGGQANADTGEDRTHYWFSLPAEQWELALEIEADRMVHAQFDPREVEAERQVIGEERARDVETPLIRLDQTHQALSYLRHPYRDPVIGWPEDLESIGAEDLESFYRRHYRPDGTVLVLAGDVEPGLVLDRALAHFGAIPPGQVQRPPRRDGIEGPQTGRRDFVMDESEALPRGILGWHTVPEDHPDSPALEVLADLLSAGRRSRLWRSLVDEDRLVGWVEAAHACGRQAGQFFVQLEAAEDQIDPSDVEEAIADVIADLAEIGPAPEELARVRNRFEAGWRWDQEDLLALACGVGQAALWGDWRDWQAEHAAALAVDAAAVRRVASKYLVESNLTAGWLLRPDDAKPNQRPAPALPLPKKREVAVTNAALASTTTIAHPKIEASTKAGRRTPRQVDYQPRRMLLSNGLRVIHERRPGVGVAAVDLYIEGGWVREAVPGVSALTSRMLEEGSVGRSSQELAAAIEDVGGSLELSTTWNSLRTRSEDLGLGLDLLADVIRRPLFPAEALDWAKQRIIGDLRGDREDPAFRADQTFRAMVYGDHPLGRDHRGGVREIGRLTRDDVFAHHRRCFAPETAFLVVVGEFDPRKLKRMIEKQFGDWEPKGEAAPSWPALPATGRPRSRRITHPGEQVHIVLGHRGIARRHPDYDALLVLDHILGSGPGFSDRLGRIVRDELGLVYTVGGGMTDSADLMPGLFRIYAGTMPEEADRVVAAIVDQIRAMHLGHFSDDEVAGVQQYLAGAALFELQTVEQRAERLVDLERLGLPLDEPKTWPERIAAITPRQVRDAARTHLHPDALFRVALGPLARPTRKARTR from the coding sequence ATGGCTCGACGGCTCAAGTCCCAGCCCTCGGTCGCGCGGGTGGGCGATCAGCCGGTCTTCGAGCGGGTGCTGGGCAACGGGCTGAAAGTCCTTGTCTTGCCCCGCAAAGGGGTCCGGATCGTCGTCTGCGACCTCTTCTATCCGGTCGGGTCGTTCGACGAGCCTCCCGGAAAGTCGGGGATCGCCCACTTTCTGGAGCACATGCTGTTCAAGGGGACCGAGCGGTTCCCCAAGGGGCGGATCGACCAACTCGCGTTCCTCGCCGGCGGCCAGGCCAACGCCGACACTGGCGAAGACCGCACCCATTACTGGTTCTCCCTGCCGGCCGAACAGTGGGAACTCGCCCTGGAGATCGAAGCCGACCGGATGGTCCACGCCCAGTTCGACCCGCGCGAGGTCGAGGCCGAGCGCCAGGTCATCGGCGAGGAGCGGGCGCGGGACGTCGAGACGCCCCTGATCCGCCTCGATCAGACCCACCAGGCGCTCTCGTACCTGAGACACCCGTACCGCGACCCGGTCATCGGCTGGCCCGAAGACCTGGAGTCGATCGGCGCCGAGGATCTGGAATCGTTCTACCGCCGGCATTACCGGCCCGACGGCACCGTCCTGGTGCTGGCCGGCGACGTCGAGCCGGGCCTTGTGCTCGATCGCGCCCTGGCCCACTTCGGCGCGATCCCACCGGGCCAAGTCCAGCGACCCCCGCGGCGCGACGGCATCGAAGGCCCGCAAACCGGCCGGCGCGACTTCGTGATGGACGAATCCGAGGCGCTGCCGCGCGGCATCCTCGGCTGGCACACGGTCCCCGAAGACCACCCCGACTCCCCGGCGCTCGAAGTGCTGGCCGACCTCCTGTCCGCCGGCCGGCGGTCGCGGCTGTGGCGGTCGCTGGTCGACGAGGACCGGCTGGTCGGCTGGGTCGAGGCCGCGCACGCCTGCGGCCGGCAAGCGGGCCAGTTCTTCGTCCAGCTTGAAGCCGCCGAAGACCAGATCGACCCGTCCGACGTCGAGGAGGCGATCGCCGACGTGATCGCCGACCTGGCCGAGATCGGCCCCGCGCCCGAAGAGCTGGCGCGCGTCCGCAACCGGTTCGAGGCCGGCTGGCGATGGGACCAGGAAGACCTGCTCGCCCTGGCCTGCGGGGTCGGTCAGGCCGCCCTCTGGGGAGACTGGCGCGACTGGCAGGCCGAACACGCCGCCGCGCTCGCCGTCGACGCCGCGGCCGTCCGCCGGGTCGCCTCGAAGTACCTCGTCGAATCCAACCTCACCGCCGGCTGGCTGCTCCGCCCCGACGACGCCAAGCCCAATCAACGCCCCGCGCCCGCGCTTCCACTTCCGAAGAAACGCGAGGTCGCCGTGACGAACGCGGCCCTCGCCTCGACGACGACAATCGCTCATCCCAAGATCGAAGCGTCGACGAAGGCCGGGCGAAGGACGCCGCGACAGGTCGATTACCAGCCTCGCCGGATGCTGCTGAGCAACGGCTTGCGGGTCATCCACGAGCGCCGACCGGGGGTCGGCGTAGCGGCCGTCGACCTCTACATCGAAGGCGGCTGGGTGCGCGAGGCCGTCCCCGGCGTCTCGGCGTTGACCAGCCGGATGCTCGAAGAGGGGAGCGTCGGGCGATCGTCGCAAGAGCTGGCCGCGGCCATCGAGGACGTCGGCGGCTCGCTCGAATTGTCGACGACCTGGAATTCGCTGCGGACCCGCTCGGAAGACCTGGGCCTCGGCCTCGATCTGCTGGCCGACGTGATCCGCCGCCCGCTGTTCCCGGCCGAAGCTCTCGACTGGGCGAAACAGCGGATCATCGGCGACTTGCGGGGCGACCGCGAAGACCCCGCGTTCCGCGCCGATCAGACCTTTCGCGCGATGGTCTACGGCGACCACCCCCTGGGCCGCGACCACCGCGGCGGCGTCCGCGAGATCGGCCGGCTGACCCGCGACGACGTCTTCGCCCACCACCGGCGCTGCTTCGCGCCCGAGACCGCGTTCCTGGTGGTCGTCGGCGAGTTCGACCCCAGGAAACTCAAGCGGATGATCGAGAAGCAGTTCGGCGACTGGGAGCCGAAAGGCGAGGCGGCCCCCTCGTGGCCAGCGTTGCCCGCGACCGGACGGCCGCGATCGCGGCGGATCACCCACCCGGGCGAGCAGGTCCACATCGTGCTGGGACACCGGGGGATCGCCCGCCGCCACCCCGACTACGACGCGCTTCTGGTGCTCGACCACATCCTCGGCAGCGGGCCGGGCTTCTCCGACCGGCTGGGCCGGATCGTCCGCGACGAACTGGGCCTGGTGTACACCGTCGGCGGCGGCATGACTGACTCGGCCGACCTGATGCCCGGCCTGTTCCGGATCTACGCCGGAACCATGCCCGAGGAGGCCGACCGGGTGGTCGCGGCGATCGTCGACCAGATCCGAGCGATGCATCTCGGCCATTTCTCCGACGACGAGGTCGCCGGCGTGCAGCAGTACCTCGCCGGGGCCGCGCTGTTCGAGCTGCAAACCGTCGAGCAGCGCGCCGAGCGGCTGGTCGACCTGGAACGGCTGGGCCTGCCGCTCGACGAGCCGAAGACCTGGCCCGAGCGGATCGCCGCGATCACGCCCCGCCAGGTTCGCGACGCCGCCCGGACCCACCTCCACCCCGACGCCCTGTTTCGGGTCGCCCTCGGCCCGCTGGCGAGGCCGACCCGGAAAGCCCGGACGCGGTGA
- the fabD gene encoding ACP S-malonyltransferase, with product MSKIAFLFPGQGAQAVGMCRELEAELPAVKALFDRANAVLGFDLRAICFDGPPEALEATDVSQPAIFVASLAALESLKATNPDVVRDCQGAAGLSLGEYTALVFAGALDFESGLEVVRRRGQAMQAAALASPSGMMSALGLDEAKADELCQRVAPHGRLWKANMLGPGNIVVSGDASALEHVEPIALELGAMKCIRLAVAGAFHTPLMNPADEQLAEVLARVDVRAPRIPVYSNVDASPHADPAEIRKILVSQVLQSVRWDESMRKMLADGFDTFYEIGPGRVLTGLLKRIDRKTPCTNVPAR from the coding sequence ATGTCCAAGATCGCGTTTCTCTTCCCCGGCCAGGGCGCGCAGGCGGTCGGCATGTGCCGCGAGCTGGAAGCCGAGCTGCCGGCCGTGAAAGCCCTGTTCGACCGGGCCAACGCCGTGCTCGGCTTCGACCTGCGGGCGATCTGCTTCGACGGCCCGCCTGAAGCCCTTGAAGCGACCGACGTCAGCCAGCCGGCGATCTTCGTGGCCAGCCTCGCCGCTCTTGAGAGCCTCAAGGCGACCAACCCCGACGTCGTCCGCGACTGCCAGGGGGCCGCGGGGCTGAGCCTGGGCGAGTACACGGCCCTCGTGTTCGCCGGCGCGCTCGACTTCGAGTCGGGCCTGGAAGTCGTCCGCCGCCGCGGCCAGGCGATGCAGGCCGCCGCGCTGGCCTCTCCCAGCGGGATGATGAGCGCGCTCGGCCTCGACGAAGCCAAGGCCGACGAGCTTTGCCAGCGGGTCGCCCCCCACGGCCGGCTCTGGAAGGCCAACATGCTCGGCCCCGGCAACATCGTCGTCTCGGGCGACGCCTCGGCCCTCGAACACGTCGAGCCGATCGCCCTGGAACTCGGCGCCATGAAGTGCATCCGCCTGGCCGTCGCCGGCGCGTTCCACACCCCGCTGATGAATCCGGCCGACGAACAGCTCGCCGAGGTCCTCGCCCGCGTCGACGTCCGCGCCCCCCGCATCCCCGTCTACTCCAACGTCGACGCCTCCCCTCACGCCGACCCCGCCGAGATTCGCAAGATCCTCGTCTCCCAGGTCCTCCAGAGCGTCCGCTGGGACGAATCGATGCGCAAGATGCTCGCCGACGGCTTCGACACGTTCTACGAAATCGGCCCCGGCCGCGTCCTCACCGGACTCCTCAAGCGGATCGACCGCAAAACCCCCTGCACGAACGTCCCGGCGCGGTGA
- a CDS encoding sensor histidine kinase — translation MAPNTALAFIVLGSGLVAVVSGGRWGRRFAALGAVLVGMIGVLRLGEYASGDGLAVDHWFIPVPGERFGLAPLGKMSLATASAFVVASAAVLILAWPRRRVLLGHMAGACGVAAAMTGLIFVFGYIFSPNSPLLYGTESIPMALNTALCFVGLGVGIAAAAGPTAFPLLRLSGPSIRARLLRTFLPLVMGTVGVVAWITHLVTTTVGASSAALSSAALAAVAIALFAAICERIAGRVGGRIEGAELELQQAHDLLEAKVDERTRELSRANADLAKALRDTQLAHESLQRAHLELKQAQSRMLQQAKLASLGQTAAGVAHEINNPLAFVTNNLVVLKREVHGLHDIILLYQQAEQTSAEYQAALYTKISDLAEEVDLTYVLENLDGLLERSRVGLLRIQKIVADLRDFAHLEEADFKEADLNSGISATVRLMQNLANDRRVTLETNLLAIPRTTCFPAKINLVVQSLVSNAIDACQPGGRVVVETCPIHDGIEIGVSDNGCGIADAIRDRLFDPFFTTKPVGEGTGLGLAISYGIIKDHGGTIDFESSPGKGTRFRVRLPFTPHCEAVFHQDGPSEAQEPMSRMV, via the coding sequence ATGGCGCCCAACACCGCCCTGGCGTTCATCGTGCTTGGCTCGGGCTTGGTCGCGGTCGTCAGCGGGGGACGATGGGGGCGTCGATTCGCCGCTCTGGGGGCCGTCCTGGTCGGCATGATCGGAGTCCTCAGGCTGGGCGAGTACGCCAGCGGCGACGGATTGGCCGTGGACCATTGGTTCATCCCCGTCCCCGGGGAACGGTTCGGGCTTGCCCCGTTGGGGAAGATGTCGCTCGCCACCGCGTCCGCGTTCGTCGTGGCGAGCGCGGCGGTCTTGATTCTCGCCTGGCCCAGGCGGCGGGTGTTATTGGGGCACATGGCCGGCGCGTGTGGCGTGGCTGCGGCGATGACGGGTCTGATCTTCGTCTTTGGCTACATATTCAGCCCGAACTCCCCGTTGCTCTACGGCACCGAATCGATCCCGATGGCTTTGAACACGGCCTTGTGTTTCGTCGGCCTGGGCGTGGGCATCGCGGCGGCCGCCGGGCCGACGGCGTTCCCGCTGTTGCGGTTGTCCGGGCCGTCGATCCGGGCTCGACTGCTCCGTACCTTCCTCCCGCTGGTGATGGGGACCGTCGGCGTCGTGGCCTGGATCACCCACCTGGTGACGACGACCGTGGGGGCGTCTTCGGCCGCGCTCTCGTCGGCCGCGCTGGCCGCCGTTGCGATCGCCTTGTTCGCAGCGATCTGCGAGCGCATCGCGGGCCGCGTCGGCGGGCGGATCGAGGGCGCCGAACTGGAACTCCAGCAGGCCCACGACCTGCTGGAGGCCAAGGTTGATGAGCGGACACGCGAGCTGAGCCGGGCCAACGCCGACCTCGCCAAGGCGCTCCGTGACACGCAGCTCGCCCACGAGTCGCTCCAGAGAGCCCACCTCGAACTGAAGCAGGCGCAATCCCGGATGCTTCAGCAGGCGAAGTTGGCCAGCCTGGGCCAGACCGCCGCCGGGGTCGCGCACGAGATCAACAATCCTCTGGCGTTCGTCACGAACAACCTCGTCGTCCTCAAGCGCGAGGTTCACGGGCTGCACGACATCATCCTGCTCTACCAGCAGGCCGAGCAAACCTCGGCGGAATACCAGGCCGCCCTCTACACGAAGATCTCCGACCTCGCCGAGGAGGTCGACCTGACGTACGTGCTCGAGAACCTCGACGGCCTGCTGGAGCGGTCCCGAGTCGGTCTGCTCCGGATTCAGAAGATCGTCGCGGACCTACGCGACTTCGCGCATCTCGAGGAGGCCGATTTCAAGGAAGCCGACCTGAACTCCGGAATCAGCGCGACGGTTCGCCTGATGCAAAATCTCGCCAACGACCGACGGGTCACCCTGGAGACGAACCTCCTCGCGATCCCGAGAACGACATGCTTCCCGGCAAAGATCAATCTGGTGGTTCAAAGCCTGGTCTCCAACGCGATCGACGCCTGTCAGCCTGGCGGCAGGGTCGTCGTCGAGACGTGCCCGATCCATGACGGGATCGAGATCGGCGTCTCTGACAACGGGTGTGGGATCGCCGACGCGATCCGTGACAGGCTCTTCGACCCATTCTTCACCACCAAGCCGGTCGGCGAGGGAACAGGGCTCGGGCTCGCGATCAGCTACGGGATCATAAAGGACCATGGCGGGACGATCGATTTCGAGTCGTCCCCCGGCAAGGGCACGCGGTTCCGCGTACGCCTGCCCTTCACCCCACACTGCGAGGCCGTTTTTCACCAAGATGGCCCCAGCGAGGCGCAAGAACCCATGTCTCGAATGGTGTGA
- the plsX gene encoding phosphate acyltransferase PlsX — protein MRIALDAMGGDFAPGPIVAGAVEAVRDQDDLVVVLVGDQERIEAELAKAPGAPRDRLPIVHASQAIGMDEKPVDALRKKRDNSISKSWGLMAAGDVKAIVSAGNTGAMVASALFAGAHAKMFLPGVRRPGIAAIFPSHQGPIVIIDVGANMNAKAEDLYQYGIMGSIYAQEILGVTSPRIGLLNVGSEDDKGNDLTRATRALFQESPWAARFVGNIEGRDIYEGHVRVIICDGFVGNVLLKAGEGAVEFLFATLREELARLLPNLPVDAGQKIAGSLKNLKSRFEYEEFGGAPLLGIRGACIICHGSSGNRAIKNALRVAYAMAEDRINAQIIEQLGAKLEASEPTAEAEGDGPKS, from the coding sequence ATGCGGATAGCGCTGGATGCGATGGGCGGCGACTTTGCCCCCGGCCCGATCGTCGCGGGCGCGGTGGAAGCGGTGCGCGATCAGGACGACCTCGTCGTCGTCCTCGTCGGCGATCAGGAACGGATCGAGGCCGAGCTGGCCAAGGCGCCCGGAGCCCCTCGCGACCGCCTGCCGATCGTCCACGCCAGCCAGGCGATCGGCATGGATGAGAAGCCCGTCGACGCGCTCCGCAAGAAGCGCGACAACTCGATCTCCAAGAGCTGGGGCCTGATGGCCGCCGGCGACGTCAAGGCGATCGTCTCGGCCGGCAACACCGGCGCGATGGTGGCCTCGGCGCTGTTCGCCGGCGCCCACGCCAAGATGTTCCTCCCCGGCGTCCGCCGCCCCGGCATCGCGGCGATCTTCCCGTCGCACCAGGGCCCGATCGTCATCATCGACGTCGGCGCCAACATGAACGCCAAGGCCGAAGACCTCTACCAGTACGGCATCATGGGCTCGATCTACGCCCAGGAAATCCTCGGCGTCACCTCGCCCCGCATCGGCCTCTTGAACGTCGGCTCCGAGGACGACAAAGGGAACGACCTCACCCGCGCCACCCGCGCCCTGTTCCAGGAAAGCCCTTGGGCCGCCCGGTTCGTCGGCAACATCGAAGGCCGCGACATCTACGAAGGCCACGTCCGGGTCATCATCTGCGACGGCTTCGTGGGCAACGTCCTGCTCAAGGCCGGCGAGGGCGCCGTCGAGTTCCTGTTCGCCACGCTCCGCGAGGAACTCGCCCGGCTGCTGCCCAACCTTCCCGTCGACGCCGGGCAGAAGATCGCCGGCAGCCTCAAGAACCTCAAGAGCCGGTTCGAATACGAGGAGTTCGGCGGCGCGCCGCTCCTGGGCATCCGCGGCGCCTGCATCATCTGCCACGGCTCGTCCGGCAACCGCGCGATCAAGAACGCGCTGCGGGTCGCCTACGCCATGGCCGAAGACCGCATCAACGCCCAGATCATCGAACAGCTCGGTGCCAAACTCGAAGCCTCCGAGCCGACCGCCGAGGCCGAGGGCGACGGCCCGAAGTCCTGA
- a CDS encoding DUF3472 domain-containing protein, producing MSRPCRGVRAVLGLVILSVVGSSATADERLKDVACRSVHLGYPGAEGTAFYNEVTIRKSAVGSYFMVCGWNKGYFGLQELANGRKLLIFSVWDSNQDDPKDVKAELRTKLLYKDEHVRTGRFGGEGTGGQSFFDYDWKLDETYRLMVTSKISGDRTEYTGWFFVPETKGWKRLVTFSTVTGGKNPGGYYAFIEDFKRDRVSTTHARQADFANAWIRPIEGEPVPLLKARFTADANPVMNINAFAEGGRFTLVTGGETKNTGAKLHDVMTLPETKKPTPPEGLSLGLVGKN from the coding sequence ATGTCTCGACCCTGCCGTGGCGTTCGCGCCGTGCTCGGCCTCGTGATTCTGTCGGTCGTCGGTTCCTCAGCGACGGCCGACGAACGGCTCAAGGACGTCGCCTGCCGCTCGGTGCACCTGGGATACCCTGGCGCCGAGGGGACGGCCTTTTATAACGAAGTGACGATCCGGAAGTCGGCCGTCGGGTCGTACTTCATGGTCTGCGGCTGGAACAAGGGGTATTTCGGGCTTCAGGAACTGGCGAACGGCCGGAAGCTGCTGATCTTCTCCGTCTGGGATTCCAACCAGGACGATCCCAAGGACGTGAAGGCGGAGCTTCGCACCAAGCTTCTCTACAAGGATGAACACGTCCGCACGGGTCGGTTCGGCGGCGAGGGAACCGGAGGGCAGTCGTTCTTCGACTACGATTGGAAGCTCGACGAGACCTACCGGCTGATGGTCACGTCCAAGATCAGCGGCGATCGCACCGAGTACACCGGCTGGTTCTTCGTCCCCGAGACGAAGGGCTGGAAGCGCCTGGTGACGTTTTCGACGGTGACCGGCGGCAAAAATCCCGGCGGCTATTACGCATTCATCGAGGACTTCAAGCGCGACCGCGTTTCCACGACGCACGCTCGTCAGGCCGATTTCGCGAATGCGTGGATCAGGCCGATCGAGGGTGAACCGGTCCCGCTACTCAAGGCCCGGTTCACTGCCGACGCCAACCCGGTCATGAACATCAACGCCTTCGCCGAGGGGGGTCGCTTCACGCTGGTCACCGGCGGAGAGACCAAGAACACCGGCGCGAAGCTCCACGACGTGATGACCTTGCCCGAGACCAAGAAGCCGACGCCCCCCGAGGGGCTCTCGCTAGGTCTCGTGGGCAAGAACTAG
- a CDS encoding transposase produces MGRPLQAAEGGIVYHALNRANARMRIFDDDGDYEAFLRILEQAVVVREMRLLAYCLMPNHFHLLLWPRADGDLSSFMRWLTLTHTQRWHAHRRSTGAGHLYQGRFKSFPVQSDEYFLAACRYVERNALRAGLVPRAEHWPWGSLARFSADVRSGPEPPLSPWPVPRPPDWLDRVCAAMTPQEEDTLQHCIRRGRPFGSEPWREAFNPPRPGLDPQAPGTPQEAEKRCLTPFAFDPFSVFVAPLRHFDPFAVFGGKFQRTFRVTRAVWAGSISPRRGRNWPGGYLTRPVTQ; encoded by the coding sequence ATGGGACGACCACTTCAGGCGGCGGAAGGCGGGATCGTTTATCACGCGCTGAATCGCGCCAACGCTCGCATGCGTATTTTCGACGACGACGGCGATTACGAAGCGTTTCTCCGCATCTTGGAACAGGCCGTCGTTGTGCGGGAGATGAGGCTTCTGGCTTATTGCCTGATGCCCAATCACTTTCATCTGCTGCTCTGGCCGCGCGCCGACGGCGATCTGTCGAGTTTCATGCGCTGGCTGACACTGACCCACACGCAGCGATGGCACGCCCATCGACGATCGACCGGTGCCGGCCATCTGTACCAGGGTCGATTCAAATCGTTTCCGGTGCAAAGCGACGAGTACTTCTTGGCAGCCTGCCGTTACGTCGAACGCAACGCCCTTCGCGCCGGCCTCGTTCCGCGAGCCGAGCACTGGCCGTGGGGCAGTTTGGCCCGGTTCTCCGCCGACGTCCGAAGCGGGCCGGAACCACCCCTGAGCCCGTGGCCGGTTCCTCGTCCACCGGATTGGTTGGACCGCGTCTGCGCGGCGATGACGCCCCAGGAAGAAGACACCCTGCAACACTGCATCCGTCGCGGCCGGCCGTTCGGATCGGAGCCTTGGCGTGAAGCGTTCAACCCGCCTCGGCCTGGACTCGACCCTCAAGCCCCTGGGACGCCCCAGGAAGCCGAGAAACGGTGCCTGACCCCTTTTGCCTTTGACCCCTTTTCTGTCTTTGTGGCCCCTCTTCGGCATTTTGACCCATTTGCTGTCTTTGGTGGAAAATTCCAACGCACTTTTCGCGTGACACGCGCGGTGTGGGCTGGTAGCATTTCGCCCAGGCGTGGCCGGAACTGGCCTGGTGGCTACCTAACCCGACCCGTAACCCAATAA